Proteins encoded within one genomic window of Brenneria nigrifluens DSM 30175 = ATCC 13028:
- the msrA gene encoding peptide-methionine (S)-S-oxide reductase MsrA: MVDNVDKTQRIKPSEALPGRITPMPVARLHAVSEHSMTHVPDNMEVALFAMGCFWGAERLFWQLPGVYSTAAGYTGGYTPNPTYREVCSGKTDHAEAVRVVFDPAVISYSQLLQRFWENHDPAQGMRQGGDIGTQYRSAIYTLTPEQEQAAQESRQRFQQAMKESGDSRAISTEIVPAGPFYYAEDEHQQYLHKNPYGYCGLGGIGVCLPPQR; this comes from the coding sequence GTGGTAGACAACGTAGATAAAACACAGCGCATCAAGCCGTCCGAGGCGCTGCCCGGACGCATCACGCCGATGCCGGTCGCCAGACTGCATGCCGTTAGCGAACACTCCATGACCCACGTTCCGGACAATATGGAGGTAGCGCTGTTTGCCATGGGATGTTTCTGGGGCGCCGAGCGCCTTTTCTGGCAGCTACCCGGCGTCTATAGCACCGCCGCGGGCTATACCGGGGGCTATACCCCCAACCCCACCTACCGCGAAGTTTGCAGCGGGAAAACCGACCATGCCGAAGCGGTGCGCGTCGTCTTTGATCCCGCGGTAATCAGTTATTCCCAACTGTTGCAACGCTTCTGGGAAAATCACGATCCCGCGCAGGGGATGCGCCAGGGCGGGGATATCGGCACCCAGTACCGCTCGGCCATCTACACGCTGACGCCGGAGCAGGAACAGGCGGCGCAAGAGAGCCGCCAGCGCTTCCAGCAGGCGATGAAGGAGAGCGGCGATAGCCGCGCCATCAGCACCGAAATCGTTCCCGCCGGCCCGTTCTATTACGCGGAGGATGAACACCAGCAATACCTGCATAAAAATCCGTACGGCTACTGCGGCCTGGGCGGCATTGGCGTCTGCCTGCCCCCGCAGCGTTGA
- a CDS encoding hemolysin family protein, which translates to MLNSLLIIIVLIAISAFFALSEISLAASRKIKLKLLADEGNLNADMVLKFQETPGIFFTVIQIGVNAVAILAGVIGDAAFSPTFSLLFEQFMSPEAAGKVSFVCSFVLVTSLFILFGDLTPKRIGMIAPEAVAIRIINPMRFCLFVFRPLVWLFNGLANVIFRMLKLPMVRKDDITSDDIYAVVEAGALAGVLRKQEHELIENVFELESRTVPSSMTSRESVVFFDLHEEEAQIKEKIAQQPHSKFLVCDGHIDQIIGYVDSKDLLIRVLGNQSLELHSGVQIRPALIVPDTLTLSEALESFKTAGEDFAVILNEYALVVGIITLNDVMTTLMGDLIGQGQEEQIVARDENSWLIEGGTPIEDVMRALCIDDFPHSGNYETIGGFMMYTLRKIPKRTDFVRFSGFKFEVVDIDSYKIDQLLVTRLEDKSAAGAARIDEKK; encoded by the coding sequence ATGTTAAACAGTCTACTCATTATTATCGTCCTTATTGCCATCAGCGCGTTTTTCGCCCTTTCCGAAATATCGCTGGCGGCGTCCCGTAAAATAAAACTCAAGCTGCTGGCTGACGAGGGGAACCTCAACGCCGATATGGTGTTGAAATTCCAGGAAACGCCGGGGATCTTCTTTACCGTGATTCAGATAGGCGTCAACGCGGTCGCCATTCTGGCCGGGGTTATCGGCGACGCCGCCTTTTCCCCGACCTTCTCGCTGCTGTTTGAGCAATTCATGTCGCCGGAAGCCGCCGGCAAAGTCAGCTTTGTCTGTTCGTTCGTGCTGGTCACCAGCCTGTTTATTCTGTTTGGCGATCTCACGCCGAAACGCATTGGTATGATTGCCCCTGAGGCCGTTGCCATCCGCATTATCAACCCCATGCGCTTCTGTCTGTTCGTCTTCCGTCCGCTGGTATGGCTGTTTAACGGCCTGGCAAACGTGATTTTCCGGATGCTTAAATTGCCGATGGTGCGTAAAGACGACATCACCTCCGACGATATCTACGCGGTGGTGGAAGCCGGAGCGCTGGCGGGGGTGCTGCGCAAACAGGAACATGAGCTGATCGAAAACGTGTTTGAGCTGGAGTCGCGCACCGTGCCCTCTTCCATGACGTCGCGCGAAAGCGTGGTGTTTTTCGATCTGCATGAAGAGGAAGCGCAAATCAAGGAGAAGATTGCCCAGCAGCCGCACTCTAAATTCCTGGTGTGCGACGGCCATATCGATCAGATTATCGGCTATGTCGACTCCAAAGACCTGCTGATCCGGGTGCTGGGCAACCAGAGCCTGGAGCTGCACAGCGGCGTGCAGATCCGCCCGGCGCTGATCGTGCCGGATACCTTAACGCTCTCCGAAGCGCTGGAAAGCTTTAAAACCGCCGGGGAGGATTTCGCCGTCATCCTCAACGAGTATGCGTTGGTGGTGGGGATCATTACCCTCAATGATGTGATGACCACATTAATGGGCGATTTGATTGGTCAGGGGCAGGAAGAACAGATCGTCGCCCGTGATGAAAACTCCTGGCTGATAGAAGGCGGTACGCCGATAGAGGATGTGATGCGCGCGCTGTGCATCGACGACTTCCCCCACTCAGGCAATTATGAAACCATCGGCGGGTTTATGATGTACACCCTGCGTAAAATCCCCAAACGCACCGATTTCGTGCGCTTTTCCGGCTTCAAATTTGAAGTGGTGGATATCGATAGCTATAAAATCGATCAGCTGCTGGTCACCCGTCTGGAAGATAAATCCGCCGCCGGCGCTGCCAGAATAGATGAGAAAAAATAA